The segment TTACTATTTTCTTTAATATCAATGGCTAATGTGCAAAACGCAGGCGAAATTTTAGGCTCTATATAATTTGCATGCAAATACATTTCTCCATTGTCTTTAAAGTGGTTATAAATCATCCTTTCTAAAAAGTTGATCTTAAAGCGTTCTGTTGTTTCAAAACTAATTTTTTCATACAAGAAACAAACACTGCTTGCAACCGCTAAACGCTCCAGATAAACGAGATCATTTTGCGTCAATTCGTTATCTTTGGGATAAACAAAGCAGCAATACGCAAACGTTTCTTGGTCTACATAGATCGGTGCCATATGTAATTTATAACTCTTCTGTAAGTGCACTTTTGTATGTTTGTTCGATTTTATAACTTTTGCCCATTCAATAGTACTAATGTTTTCATGGCCTATGTTTTCTATTACTTCTCCATTTAAATTAACGATAAAGATGGGGATTTTCAATATCGTATAAGCCGTTTCAAGTAATTTGGACAGATCGTTTTTTTGAGCAATTGTATCCGTTATCTTACTATGGAAGTTATTCACTTCGTTAAGCTGCATTGTTTTTTTAAGCAGCTTGTCATACGTCATTTCAAGCTCCTCAATAAATTTATCATCCTCATAGATATCTAATACTTCACCATTACTTTCCCAGTATTTACGTGTATTTACGTTATAGGTGCAATGTTCATCTCCTTTCGATCGGCATGTCAGCTCTTTCACAAAAATATCTTCCTCCAAAACGACTGTTAATACGCCGCTTATAAAACCGCTGATAATGTAACATGAGCACTCATTTACTTTCCCAAAATCTTGTAAATGGCTTTCAACTTCGAAAGAGCCGTGCCACATGCCGGAAAAATTTTTAAAGATCATGTCTTCTTCTGGCTTTTGAACTACACCATACTTCGTAAGCTGCGAGATATGCCCCGTATCGATATGTAAGAGTTCCGCTAACTGTAAAGCTTCTATTCTATTTTTACCCGTTTCCAGAAGCGCTTTTCCTGTCTCCAGCCCCAGATCTTTTCCGAATCGCAGCAAAAACTTCCCTGCCTTTTTCTGTCCCAAATTTTCAAATAAGGTTTTGCGAAGCAGATTGATCAGGCTGGTTGTAATGATTAAACCCGATTGTTTTTCCATTTTTAACTTGTCCATTCTATTTCCCCTTCCTCCCTTGGATTAAATTCTTTTATATTTATCGGAATATTATGAACCTTTTTTCTGTATTATACGCTATTTTAAGTAAAAAACGATATATGATTCATAGCTTTAGTTATATATATTGAAAGCGTATTCAAATTTGAAAGGGGTAATGAGATGAGCAACTATCAAGTAAAAGAATTGATTACAGAAGGATTTAAGACTGTTTACTGCCATGGCGGTGAAACAAACGCTGAAACATTAATTTTTTTGCATGGATCTGGCCCTGGCGCAAACGCTTTATCAAATTGGAAAAAAGCATTGAATGTTTTA is part of the Planococcus shenhongbingii genome and harbors:
- a CDS encoding V4R domain-containing protein, with amino-acid sequence MDKLKMEKQSGLIITTSLINLLRKTLFENLGQKKAGKFLLRFGKDLGLETGKALLETGKNRIEALQLAELLHIDTGHISQLTKYGVVQKPEEDMIFKNFSGMWHGSFEVESHLQDFGKVNECSCYIISGFISGVLTVVLEEDIFVKELTCRSKGDEHCTYNVNTRKYWESNGEVLDIYEDDKFIEELEMTYDKLLKKTMQLNEVNNFHSKITDTIAQKNDLSKLLETAYTILKIPIFIVNLNGEVIENIGHENISTIEWAKVIKSNKHTKVHLQKSYKLHMAPIYVDQETFAYCCFVYPKDNELTQNDLVYLERLAVASSVCFLYEKISFETTERFKINFLERMIYNHFKDNGEMYLHANYIEPKISPAFCTLAIDIKENSNVPIDAYQIILNLSRELKKYQLTGMLSKKDRYIVLFLYNLEPQQKYMDNVKSLLNNALQSFNCKVGISNKFIELHDFKVSLAEAEKAMNFPTKDKFIYYSELGIYSSLLENLKPETLRQVAKQELKSLLDPDEKSRTLLYTLYIYLKNNQKLEKTMMDLSLSIGGTKYRLQKIEAIIGKKLKDATTFAFLLIIIETLLLSKEISFD